One window of the Triticum dicoccoides isolate Atlit2015 ecotype Zavitan chromosome 3B, WEW_v2.0, whole genome shotgun sequence genome contains the following:
- the LOC119280035 gene encoding uncharacterized protein LOC119280035 gives MDPAEVYPAPNLPCMDGKRQRQSATPADPVSKVLGDDSLLIEILLLIGYPTTLVRAALVCKRWLYHAFDPAFLCRFRKLHPPRLLGFHVDSGRFCNSSRFVPMLPNPPEFNAIIRSASSILDACSNTRKIILDCCNGNVFMNTFKNYIGEPGSENIVLSPLCPERGMVVIPPYPQHKLQGGYFCTFSELFFKECGNDLSYFYVWMEYSKERTKSTVHMYMLQDGVWCLHASATMQLPCLPQELNNLLVGNKIYMASTQSEILVLDLTALSSSTFQLPQGLVISDRRTMLSSADDDSGVCLIHLDELQLRIWLHTGENCLLVDTICLREMCAKWRMPDHTHEVWMKQVGRNAEFVFLEMGPCLLYLDIKCRMLYKVYERTSEIQWLGFIRPLMMIWPPTFPALKDDPARCTSMKFFLLYDNGIIIQPNNSMF, from the exons GTCTATCCCGCTCCCAACTTGCCATGTATGGATGGAAAGAGGCAGCGGCAATCTGCGACGCCGGCTGACCCCGTGTCCAAGGTGCTCGGCGACGACAGCCTACTCATCGAGATCCTCCTCCTAATCGGCTACCCAACTACCCTCGTCCGCGCTGCTCTCGTCTGCAAGCGCTGGCTCTATCACGCCTTTGACCCCGCCTTCCTCTGCCGCTTCCGCAAGCTCCACCCGCCCCGCCTCCTTGGCTTCCATGTCGACTCCGGTAGGTTTTGTAACAGCTCACGCTTCGTGCCGATGCTACCAAACCCTCCAGAGTTCAACGCCATCATCCGCTCTGCAAGCTCCATCCTGGATGCCTGCAGTAACACACGTAAAATCATCTTGGACTGCTGCAATGGCAACGTCTTCATGAACACGTTCAAGAACTACATTGGAGAACCCGGATCAGAAAATATAGTGCTCAGCCCGCTCTGCCCTGAGAGGGGCATGGTCGTCATCCCACCATACCCACAACACAAACTCCAAGGTGGCTATTTCTGCACTTTcagtgaactctttttcaaagaatGCGGCAATGACTTGTCCTACTTCTATGTGTGGATGGAATATTCTAAGGAGCGAACAAAATCTACGGTACACATGTATATGTTGCAAGATGGTGTCTGGTGTTTGCATGCCTCGGCAACGATGCAGCTCCCTTGTCTGCCACAGGAACTGAATAATCTACttgttggcaataaaatctatatgGCGTCCACCCAGAGCGAAATTCTTGTCTTGGATTTGACAGCCTTAAGTTCCTCCACATTTCAGCTTCCACAAGGGCTTGTTATCAGTGACAGACGAACCATGTTGTCAAGCGCAGATGATGATTCTGGCGTGTGTCTCATTCATTTGGACGAGCTTCAGCTCCGCATCTGGCTGCACACAGGGGAGAACTGTTTGTTGGTGGATACCATATGTTTGCGTGAGATGTGTGCTAAATGGAGGATGCCTGATCACACACATGAGGTGTGGATGAAGCAGGTGGGGCGCAATGCTGAGTTTGTTTTCTTGGAGATGGGTCCATGCCTACTCTATTTGGATATCAAGTGCAGGATGCTGTATAAAGTGTATGAGAGGACAAGCGAGATTCAGTGGTTGGGTTTTATCCGTCCTCTTATGATGATCTGGCCTCCCACATTCCCTGCGCTCAAGGATGATCCTGCAAG ATGTACCAGTATGAAGTTCTTCCTCCTATACGACAATGGTATAATCATCCAACCTAACAATAGTATG ttctga